A region of the Muricauda sp. MAR_2010_75 genome:
GTGGAATCAATAGGTTCCTCACCGTAGACCAAGGTCCAACCCAAGGAATTGGTCAACACATAAATACGGGAAAGTTCACTGAGCAGTCGGTTTTCGGCATTGGATACCAGCGTGGAGGCTTCAATTTTTTTCAGCAATGATTGGTTTACATTTTTTTTGATCAGATTGTAATCCTCAGCTTTAAATGGGTTCAAATAATCCGCGGTAACATCGTAGTATTCAAAATCAGGGTTGATTTTAACCTCAGGCTCGGGAATCTGGGTAAGGGTAATGGTTTTGTTGGCCTCATCCAAATCATAGGTAATTTTGGAAAGGTCGTAGGCAATGGTGACTTCGGCATTTGCCACCACCAACGCCTTTTTATCCGCAGTGACCAAGGAACCGAACAACGCCCGCGAATCCTTGTAATTGTAGACTTCCACAAAATGACCTTCGGTCACGATAAGTTTGGAAACGTTCTTTAATTCCTGTTGAATGAGCATGGAACTTTCTTGAAGTAGTGTCTTCCGTTCACGCTCATCGGCACAGGATTTATAGATCAAAACAGAGGCCAACGCAATGATGGCTCCAACCAGTACTTTCTTCATTTTTTAAAATTTCATGAAAGGATACCTCTCTTGAAGATACGTAATTTTTGACCGGAGAGACGTTTCAAACTTTTGGTGGGCTTCGGAATCGGGGTTAAACGGTCGGTGCAAAAGCCCTTTTTGAATACTGTCAACCTCATCCATGACAGGGAAACAATCCGCATCAATCCAAACCGATTTGAACTTCTCCCAAATGTACTCCACCGCCAACTCATTGGGATGCACCAAATCCTTTCCGTAAAAACGGTAGTCTCGGAGTTCATCCATCATAATTTCGTAGGCCGGAAAGTAATAAAGACCTCTCGAACGCGCTCGAGGTGACAAAACCTTATGAAGTGCTGAAATGAGATGGGCTTTACTTTGTTGGTTTTCCACAAAACCATCCTTGAGGTGACGCACAGGTGAAACGGTGAATATCAATTGGGCATCAGGATTGACATTTCCGACCATTTTAACCACATTTTCCAAACTGACAGCTATGTTATCGATAGGCAGCAATTCTTTGGAAAATTCTTTTTGGGGAACCTTATGGCAATTGGCCACTATCTTATTTGTTGTTTTATGCCAATACACCCATGCTGTTCCCAAGGTAATGATGATATGGGTCGCATTTTGCAGCCTCAGTCGAGTCTCATGGAGTTGTTGATTTAGGTTTTGGAGCAATGCCTCTTGAGAATTGGCCCGAACCTCGGAATGGGCATCAAAGCAATACCAAATGCCATCCCTTTCAAAAACTTCGGCTTCTTTGTATTGCGAATCTTCCAATGACCGTTGCACCAGATTTTCTATAGCAAGTGGGTGAAACAAGATTCCGAAGGAGTTTTGCAGTTGCTGAAACTTAAAATAGTCCAACTTCCCTCCCATATTTTCCACAAAACAGGAACCCATCAAGAGTAAATTACTGTGGTAATCGATAGGATCATCCGCTTTTTCTAAGGGAACCGTAGTTTGAAGTTTCATGAAACGTAAGATACGTTATTTACATTCATCAATGCTTTCCAGCATATCCTGGTACTGCTCCGCAAGTTGGTCTTCCAGTTGTTTCATAAATCCAAGTGTACTGGCCAATTCTTCGATCGATTTATTTCGCAGGGCCTCTGTCGCCGTTTTCATTTGACTTTTCACTAAATCCTGAGTGTTATAAAGGGCCTGAAGGTCGTAGAGACAATCATATCCAAATTCGTTGAATATTCCAGTTGACTTAGAAACATCCCATGCGATATTGCTTAAATCCGTTATCTCAAGATTAATGAACGTACTTAAATTATAGTGATAACGCCCATTTTCCATGGCTGTGGAATCAACCTTTTCAACAAATTCAGAATATTTCTGCACAAAAGCATACATGTTTTCAGAGGTAGTTATGATGTCATCATCATCATTTCTTAAGTTGTTTAGTTCAATAAAAAATAAAGGGATTTTTTGGTTCAAGGTACTGTTCTCCACCAATTGGTCCAGATTAGCCTTGATTTCCTCCTCGATTTTTTCCAGAGCGATTTCCTTGTTCTTCTGAATGGTTTTGGAGGCATTTCAATCATTGAACCAAATAGCCAGATTGATGCCCACAAACAAAAGGAATATCTCCCCGAAGACATACTTCCAGTTGAACTCTTTTATGTTGAAGAATCTCATACGTTAGGTTGTTGCCAGAACAATCTCTTCGGCATTGGCCAAGGCAGCTGGTATGCCACTGGGATTTTTACCTCCCGCGGTGGCAAAGAAAGGTTGTCCACCCCCACCACCTTGAATGTGTTTGCCCAATTCCCGAACGATGTTTCCGGCGTTCAATCCCTTGTTGGACGCCAAGTCCTTGGAAATGTAACACGACAATATGGCTTTTCCTTCGTT
Encoded here:
- a CDS encoding GSCFA domain-containing protein gives rise to the protein MKLQTTVPLEKADDPIDYHSNLLLMGSCFVENMGGKLDYFKFQQLQNSFGILFHPLAIENLVQRSLEDSQYKEAEVFERDGIWYCFDAHSEVRANSQEALLQNLNQQLHETRLRLQNATHIIITLGTAWVYWHKTTNKIVANCHKVPQKEFSKELLPIDNIAVSLENVVKMVGNVNPDAQLIFTVSPVRHLKDGFVENQQSKAHLISALHKVLSPRARSRGLYYFPAYEIMMDELRDYRFYGKDLVHPNELAVEYIWEKFKSVWIDADCFPVMDEVDSIQKGLLHRPFNPDSEAHQKFETSLRSKITYLQERYPFMKF
- a CDS encoding DUF4230 domain-containing protein yields the protein MKKVLVGAIIALASVLIYKSCADERERKTLLQESSMLIQQELKNVSKLIVTEGHFVEVYNYKDSRALFGSLVTADKKALVVANAEVTIAYDLSKITYDLDEANKTITLTQIPEPEVKINPDFEYYDVTADYLNPFKAEDYNLIKKNVNQSLLKKIEASTLVSNAENRLLSELSRIYVLTNSLGWTLVYGEEPIDSTEELLDLRKTVLD